In the Candidatus Electrothrix sp. GW3-4 genome, one interval contains:
- a CDS encoding peptidylprolyl isomerase: MHKLLAHRYITPIILLALCVFIQQPVSAITEPEEAPQETKEEKMQDGLYAKISTAKGDILLNLYYDKAPLTVINFVGLAEGTLTYGGADKPTGIRFYDGLKFHRVIKEFMIQGGCPLGTGTGGPGYTFADEFDPELRFTGPGVLAMANAGPGTNGSQFFITHVATPHLNGKHTIFGHVVEGQDVVDSIAQNDVIKSIEIIRVGEKAENFQTNQEAFEQMQANLNKAQENATDKEKEVIIKMIKQKWPDAHFSNSGLYWVVNQEGSGDKPAQGAMISAHYTGRLLANNQKFDSSYDRGEPIQFEVGVGRVIKGWDQALSNMRKGEKRTLIIPPELAYGSRGAGGVIPPDAWLVFDVELVDF, encoded by the coding sequence ATGCACAAACTGCTTGCACATCGTTACATCACCCCCATTATCTTGCTGGCATTATGTGTTTTTATACAACAGCCTGTTTCAGCAATAACCGAACCAGAGGAAGCTCCTCAGGAAACCAAGGAAGAAAAAATGCAAGATGGATTATACGCAAAGATAAGCACAGCCAAGGGAGATATCCTGCTTAACCTGTATTATGACAAGGCTCCCTTGACAGTCATTAACTTTGTTGGCCTGGCAGAGGGAACCTTAACCTATGGCGGTGCGGACAAACCCACAGGAATCCGTTTCTATGACGGCTTAAAATTCCATCGCGTCATTAAGGAGTTCATGATTCAGGGCGGCTGTCCTTTGGGTACTGGAACTGGAGGTCCTGGCTACACCTTTGCCGATGAGTTTGACCCGGAACTGCGCTTTACCGGTCCTGGAGTATTGGCCATGGCCAATGCCGGACCAGGCACCAATGGCTCGCAATTCTTTATTACCCATGTTGCAACCCCGCACCTGAACGGCAAACATACGATCTTTGGCCACGTGGTAGAAGGCCAGGACGTGGTCGACAGCATTGCCCAGAATGATGTGATAAAAAGCATAGAGATCATCCGGGTTGGTGAGAAGGCAGAGAATTTTCAGACAAACCAGGAAGCCTTTGAGCAGATGCAGGCAAACCTGAATAAGGCTCAGGAAAATGCAACTGACAAGGAGAAGGAAGTAATCATCAAGATGATCAAACAGAAATGGCCTGATGCCCATTTCAGCAACTCCGGTCTCTACTGGGTAGTGAATCAGGAAGGCTCAGGCGACAAGCCAGCCCAGGGAGCCATGATCAGTGCCCATTACACAGGACGCCTCCTTGCCAATAATCAAAAATTCGACAGCTCCTATGATCGCGGTGAACCTATCCAGTTTGAAGTCGGTGTGGGACGGGTGATCAAGGGCTGGGACCAGGCCCTCTCCAATATGCGTAAAGGAGAAAAGCGCACCCTGATTATACCGCCGGAATTGGCCTACGGATCACGAGGGGCAGGTGGAGTCATTCCTCCTGATGCTTGGTTGGTCTTTGACGTAGAACTCGTTGATTTCTAA